A genomic stretch from Malus domestica chromosome 15, GDT2T_hap1 includes:
- the LOC103456252 gene encoding PHD finger protein EHD3, which translates to MGVEEGKSNGGSMECEKEVECLKSESNGFGFGNSTDIAKGSSGASEGVRTYKRRRQARFSWDSKSQDGGGADVESSSQLANQRLKEPVGTDIHSNSCEQVHVRMNSSDACSERNCTEAVLENMYQSLGDDEGGVQVCIREALAHFREIDHTTRVKESGDHEDRHRCCFLTQSILNGSQKAASMNAGVVSNGFSNKSNHHTVTAMCQRAFYNVLVSETFTSLCKVLLQNFQGIKADSVFDFSLINSRMKGGDYEHSPMLFSNDMQQVWRKLQVIGTDLISLARNLSDMSRASYNEQVGGSIRNTLKYGKNEFYHLGSDPDAKLEQTEDCGVHSACTCRCCGCHANGKDCLVCDSCEEMYHISCIEPAVKEIPPSWYCSRCTASGIGSPHENCVVCEKLNVAKTVVDGVGGESVSTEEETINETGENSKWSADDGIQLSEESKTICKTCGLEVKNNDSLRTCGHPYCPKKYYHVRCLTTNQLRSYGPCWYCYSCLCRNCLIDKDDDMIVLCDGCDHGYHLYCMEPPRTSIPAGKWFCKKCDTGIKAIRKARKAYDKKEKTQRANCEGLKKLKEKGDDRESEQGRGGMEVLLCAVHTLDNEE; encoded by the exons ATGGGAGTTGAAGAAGGTAAAAGCAATGGTGGTAGTATGGAATGCGAGAAGGAAGTTGAATGCTTGAAGAGTGAATCCAATGGATTTGGTTTTGGGAATTCTACTGACATTGCCAAAGGCAGCTCTGGCGCAAGTGAGGGTGTTCGAACTTACAAGAGGCGGAGGCAGGCGAGGTTCAGTTGGGATAGCAAGTCACAGGATGGTGGGGGAGCTGATGTGGAATCATCGAGTCAATTGGCAAACCAG CGTCTAAAGGAACCAGTGGGCACAGATATACACAGTAACTCTTGTGAGCAAGTCCATGTTCGAATGAACAGTTCAGATGCATGCTCAGAGAGGAACTGTACAGAAGCTGTGCTGGAGAACATGTATCAGTCATTAGGCGATGATGAAGGTGGTGTACAAGTGTGCATCCGAGAAGCACTTGCACATTTTCGAGAGATTGATCACACAACGCGAGTTAAG GAATCTGGTGATCATGAGGATAGGCACCGATGCTGTTTTCTGACACAGTCTATATTGAATGGATCTCAAAAGGCAGCCAGCATGAATGCTGGTGTTGTATCGAATGGATTTTCAAATAAATCAAACCATCATACAGTTACAGCGATGTGTCAGCGTGCTTTTTataatgttttagtttccgaaACGTTCACCTCATTGTGCAAAGTCCTGCTGCAAAATTTTCAAGGAATCAAGGCTGACAGCGTTTTCGACTTTAGTCTCATAAACTCAAGGATGAAAGGGGGAGATTATGAGCATTCTCCAATGCTCTTCTCAAATGATATGCAACAG GTATGGAGAAAACTTCAAGTGATCGGTACGGACTTGATTTCTCTTGCAAGAAACCTCTCGGACATGTCTAGGGCTTCTTACAATGAACAG GTGGGAGGTTCAATCCGCAATACATTGAAATATGGAAAAAATGAG TTCTACCACTTGGGATCTGACCCTGATGCTAAACTGGAGCAAACAGAGGATTGTGGTGTGCACAGTGCATGCACTTGCAGGTGCTGCGGATGCCATGCAAATGGGAAGGATTGTTTAGTATGTGATTCATGTGAGGAGATGTACCATATCTCTTGCATTGAGCCTGCTGTCAAAGAAATTCCTCCAAGTTGGTATTGTAGTAGGTGCACTGCAAGTGGTATTGGATCACCCCATGAGAACTGTGTCGTGTGTGAGAAGTTGAACGTGGCCAAGACTGTAGTTGATGGAGTTGGAGGTGAAAGTGTTTCTACAGAAGAAGAAACAATCAATGAGACAGGTGAAAATTCAAAATGGAGTGCAGATGATGGAATCCAGCTATCGGAAGAAAGCAAAACAATTTGCAAAACTTGTGGACTTGAGGTAAAAAACAATGATAGTTTGAGGACATGTGGTCATCCATACTGCCCCAAGAAATACTACCATGTGAGGTGTCTGACAACTAACCAGTTAAGATCTTACGGCCCCTGTTGGTACTGCTATTCTTGCCTATGCAGAAATTGTCTCATTGATAAAGATGATGATATGATTGTGCTTTGTGACGGTTGTGATCACGGGTACCACCTCTATTGCATGGAACCACCACGCACTTCCATTCCAGCTGGAAAATGGTTTTGCAAAAAATGTGATACCGGAATTAAGGCCATACGCAAGGCAAGAAAGGCTTATgataagaaagaaaagacacAGAGAGCGAACTGTGAAGGTTTaaagaagttgaaggaaaaAGGGGATGACAGGGAATCAGAACAAGGTAGAGGGGGAATGGAGGTCCTTCTCTGTGCAGTCCATACTCTAGATAATGAAGAGTAA
- the LOC139191666 gene encoding uncharacterized protein, whose amino-acid sequence MANLAKLDFAALDITGKNYLTWVLDTKIHLEAANLEDTIREESNSSSQDRARAMIFIRRHFDEALKSEYLTVEDLLALWKALRNRYNHQTTVILPRARYDWTHLRIQDFKSVAEYNSALFIITSQMKLYGDTITEEMLLEKTFSTFHASNMLQQ is encoded by the coding sequence atggcaaacttggcaaagcttgattttgctgccctggacattactggaaaaaattaccttacctgggtactggataccaagatccatctggaagcagcGAATCTTGAAGATACCATCAGGGAAGAGAGCAactcatcctctcaagatcgaGCGAGGGCCATGATTTTTATTCGTCGCCAttttgatgaggcactaaaaagcgagtacttaacggttgaagatctgTTAGCCCTCTGGAAGGCCTTGAGaaacagatacaatcaccagacaacggtgattcttccaagagctcgctatgactggactcacctaaggatccaggatttcaagtcagtggctgagtacaattcgGCATTGTTCATaattacctctcagatgaagctcTATGGGGATACTATTACTGAGGAGATGTTATTagaaaagactttcagcacattccaCGCCTCTAACATGCTTCAGCAGTAG
- the LOC103456255 gene encoding BTB/POZ domain-containing protein At4g08455, producing the protein MKCISCLEHYESDDAGTCKECYEEANETEEELKREIDDLKAKVAFLRITRSLPTSFSDVVLVASEDASAGSPVPVPAHKAVLVSRSPVFKAMLENEMEESLSGTIKISDVSYDALRAFVSYLYTAEVCLDEDMACNLLVLAEKYQVQHLKVHCEKFLVSKLNWENSVLSYTFAHQHNAKHIIDSALTLITDNMDKLTTREEYVELVEKDPRLVVEIYEAYLSKQVNTAAQKDSSVKT; encoded by the exons ATGAAGTGCATATCGTGCCTGGAGCACTACGAATCCGACGACGCCGGCACCTGCAAGGAGTGCTACGAGGAGGCCAACGAGACCGAGGAGGAGCTCAAGCGCGAGATCGACGACCTCAAGGCCAAGGTCGCCTTCCTCCGCATCACTCGCTCCCTCCCCACCTCCTTCTCCGACGTCGTTTTGGTTGCCTCCGAGGATGCCTCCGCCGGCTCCCCCGTGCCCGTGCCCGCCCATAAGGCCGTTTTG GTGAGCCGTTCTCCGGTGTTCAAAGCCATGCTTGAGAATGAGATGGAAGAGAGCCTGAGTGGCACCATCAAGATCAGTGATGTGTCCTATGACGCCCTTCGTGCCTTTGTCAGCTACCTCTACACGGCAGAGGTATGCCTTGACGAGGACATGGCGTGTAACCTCCTAGTACTGGCTGAAAAATACCAAGTGCAGCATCTCAAGGTCCATTGCGAGAAGTTCTTGGTGTCAAAACTGAACTGGGAAAATTCTGTTTTGAGCTACACCTTTGCGCACCAGCATAATGCGAAGCATATCATTGACTCAGCATTGACATTGATCACAGACAACATGGACAAGCTTACTACCCGGGAGGAGTACGTGGAGCTAGTGGAGAAAGATCCACGACTTGTAGTCGAAATCTATGAAGCTTATCTCTCTAAACAGGTGAATACTGCTGCCCAGAAGGATTCTTCCGTGAAGACATAG
- the LOC103456254 gene encoding BTB/POZ domain-containing protein At4g08455-like: MRRQRFICKSCEGSSGGHGVGMYCKGCYMELKDKIEFLKLCSPSPTTSTTTSLAASFSDVVLIALDSDNCSSEPPLPVQAHKAVLVNRSPVFRAMLENEEMEESRSGTVKIADVRYDALQAFVNYLYSAETCLNQNLACDLLILAEKYQVQHLKHYCQKFLVSKLNWDNALTTYTFACCHNAEDIMDAALEVITDNMDKLTTQLEYVNLVEKDPQLVIKIYETYLSKQVNTAARRNPSVRRDSSSGSGIGGGSSDGGGSGNVSVSGGEWSDRY; the protein is encoded by the exons ATGCGAAGGCAACGGTTCATTTGCAAATCCTGCGAAGGTAGTTCCGGCGGACATGGCGTCGGCATGTACTGCAAGGGGTGCTACATGGAGCTCAAGGATAAGATTGAATTTCTCAAGTTGTGCTCGCCGTCGCCGACCACTTCTACTACTACGTCCCTGGCAGCTTCCTTCTCCGACGTCGTTCTGATTGCCTTGGACTCTGACAACTGCTCTTCTGAGCCTCCGCTGCCCGTTCAGGCTCATAAGGCCGTTCTG GTGAACCGCTCTCCGGTGTTCAGAGCCATGCTTGAGAATGAAGAGATGGAAGAAAGTCGGAGTGGTACCGTTAAGATTGCCGATGTGCGCTACGATGCCCTACAAGCTTTTGTCAACTACCTCTACTCTGCTGAGACATGCCTTAACCAGAACTTGGCATGTGACCTCCTAATACTGGCTGAAAAATACCAAGTGCAGCATCTCAAGCACTACTGCCAGAAATTCTTGGTGtccaagctcaactgggacaatgCGCTTACGACCTACACCTTCGCTTGCTGCCATAACGCGGAGGACATCATGGACGCGGCCTTGGAAGTGATCACAGACAACATGGACAAGCTCACTACCCAGTTGGAGTACGTCAATTTGGTGGAGAAAGATCCCCAACTCGTCATCAAAATCTACGAAACTTATCTCTCCAAACAGGTTAACACTGCAGCACGTAGGAATCCATCAGTCCGCAGAGATTCTTCGAGTGGGAGTGGGATTGGGGGAGGGTCGAGCGACGGGGGAGGGAGTGGGAATGTGAGTGTGAGTGGGGGAGAGTGGAGCGACAGGTATTAG